The genomic DNA CATCGCGAGACACGTGCTGGAGGTCGACGACGAGACGCCGGCCTCGAATCTGGTCGAGGTGCTCGCTCGCGAGCAGGACGTCCTGGGGGACCAGTACCCGGACGCGACACTCGTACTCGAGGCACCGGACGAGCTGTGGGTGTACGGGGCCGGACGCGTGGAGGTGTGCGTCCGTGAGGTCCTCGAGAACGCGATCATCCACAACGACACCTCCGCTCCGCGTGTCGAGGCGGAGCTGCGAGTGGACGAGACGGAATCGATGGCGGAACTCGTGATCCGCGATACCGGGCCCGGACTCACGGACCTCGACCGGAAGCCGATCGAACTGGGGGGCGAAACGTCCCTGCTCCACGCGGAGGGTATCGGACTCTGGGTCGTCAACTGGGTGATGACGAGCCTCGGTGGGGAGGTCGAGTTCGCGGACAACGATCCCCGGGGCCTGGTCGTCACGCTCCGCTTCCCGTACGTCGACGACGCTGCAGAGTGAAACCGCACGACCACGACGGTCGAGCGGCGGCTGTCCGGCCCGAGTGCGCGCCGCCCCGGCCTCGGGAGGCGGCGGCGAAGAGAAAGGGTGGTTGCCGCGGGGGTCGGCCGCGAATCCGCTACCGGCCCAGCTTCTCGCGGGCGACCTTCATGCCGCCCGGCGTGATGATGACCTGGTCGTCGTCCTTCTGGACGACGTCGCCGCCGACCTCGGTGGCGACCTGCTTCAGTTCGTCGTAGATGTGCTCCATCGTGCGGTCGGAGGTGGTGTGCCGGGTGATGTCCGCGATGACGAGCCCGCCGTCGTAGACGGCGTCCTTGATGTCCACGACGTCCTGCTTGTCGCTGATCTCGGCGATGTGGACCTGGGTGCTGGCCTCGCTCGGACCGGCGTCGAAGTCGTCGATGTCGAGTTCGACGTACTCGTCGGCACTCCGCTGTCCTCCCCCGATGAGTTTGCTCATCAGTCCCATAACGAGACGACTGGCCCCCTCGGGCTTAAATCCGCGTCAGACACGCGTCACATCGGCGCTCCACGGTGTTTCGGCCGAGGGAGTGCCCGGTGGTCCCAGCGCCCGCCGTCCCGCCACCCGACTTTTTGCCGTCTCCGCCGCTACCACGCGACGTGACCTTCAGCATCTGTGTCCACGAGTCCTACGAGGACGAGGCGGGTGACGAACAGCGCCGCTTCGGCGTCGCCGTCACCACCCGCCTCGCCGGGGTCGGCACGCTCTGTCCGTTCGTCAACGAGTACGGGGCGGTCGCCACCCAGTCGCTCGTCAACGTCTCGCTGGGCGAGCGCGGCGTCGAGTACCTCGCCGACGGGCTCGCGGTCGAGGACGCACTGGAGGCGCTGCTCAACGCCGACGACGGCCGCGAGACCCGCCAGCTCCACGGCGTCGACGCCGACGGGACGTTCGCGTTCTCCGGCGACGAGTGCGGGGACCACTACGGCGACCGCGAGGGCGACGGCTACACCGTCGCCGGCAACCTTCTGACGGGGCCCGAGGTGCTGGACGCCGTCACCGAGACGTACGAGGCGAGCGACCGGGACGAGCCGCTACCCGAGCGCCTCGTCGACGCGCTCGCCGCCGGCCACGACGAGGGCGGCGACAAGCGCGAGGAACTCGTGGTCCAGAGCGCCGCGCTCCGGGTCGTCGACACCGCGCACCCGGACCCCGCCACGGCGCCGTACCAGCACGACCTGCGGGTCGACGCCTCGGAGACGCCCATCGCGGACCTCCGCGAGACGTACGAACTGGCCGTGCAGAGCCACGAGACCGCCATGGAGCTGTACGAGGACGCCTACGAGGACGACGCGATGGACGCGGCCGAGGGCGTGGAGTAGGAGCCGAGCCAGACTGTCGCTCGCGACAGCTACCGGGCAGCGGCGACCAGGGAGACGTAGGAAGCCCCGGCGGGCTCGACCGCTCCGGGACTCGCTGTCTCCGAAAATCGGAGATTTTCGGGAGTGAGCGAATCGAAGATTCGCGAGCTACGAGGGAACTCCGTTCCCTCGATATGACGAGAGAGCTTCGCTCTCTCGAACCACGGTCCTCGGGTTCGCTCCGCTCACCCTGCGGTCCTTGCGTCCTCCGGGACGGGTCGAGCCCGCCGCCCCTTCCATTCCCACCCGAAAGCCGCTGGCCCACGGAGCGACGCACCAAGCTAGCTCGGTGTGGACGCGACCTCAACGGACGAGCAGTCGACGCACAGTGCTGGCTCGGTGCGTACGTGCTCCGGAGAACCTCACCGGGCGGGACTGAAAGGGGCCGGCGGCTCGGGGAAGGCGGGCGACGCAAGGACCGCAGCGCAAGCCCGGACCGGCGGCGACCGCAGGGAGCCGCCGCATGCCCGGACCGCAGCGAGCCCCCCGACCCGAGCCGCCGGGGGCTTTCGAGCTGGCCGTGGTGGAGGCTGGACCGTCGAAGACCCCCGCACACGGGCGGGAACCGTATCTCTGGGCGACGTGCTTCTATACGGGCCGCCAGCCGCGCAGGAACGCCACACAGAGCCCGCCGGCGCCCAGCGCGAACGGGATGGCGGCGGTCCGCAGGAGGAGGACCGCGGCGGCTGCGGCGGCCGCGGCTGCACCCGTCACGAGCGTGAGCGCGCCCGCGAGCAGGAGGTCGTAGGCGCCCAGGCTCGCGGGCACGGGGACGACGCTGGCGGCCTGCGGGAGCGGGATGACCACGACGATGGGGAGCCACGCGACCGGCGCGCCGGCCCCCGAGAGCGCCACCCACAGCGCCGTCGCCGTCAGCACCTGCTCGAGGAGCCCGCCGAGCGCGATGAGCGCGAGCAGGTCCGGGCGGTCGCGGAACAGCCCGATCCGCTCGCGGTACCGGGCGACGGCCGCCTCGACGGCCGCGCGGTCGAGCGGCTCCGCGCGCCAGAGGCCGGAGACGCGGGCGACGACCGGCGCGAGGACGGCGACCAGACCTCGCGAGAGCTGCCGGCGGAGTACCACGAGGACGACGCCGACGACGAGGATGACGCCGAGCGCGCCCGCCAGGGTGAGCAGGACGACGCGCTGGGAGTTCCCGCCGAGCAGGAGCACCGCGCCGAGCGCCAGCGACACCAGCACCTGCGAGCCGGACTTGACGTACTTCGCGACCGAGCGCACCGCGAGCGCGCCGCTGTAGGTGGTGTCGGTCGTCACGCCGATGAACCGCGCCATGATGGGCTCGGAGGTGACCGGGCCCGCCGGGCTGAGCGTGTCGAAGAAGTCGCCCGCGAGCGCGAACTGGACCCCCTGCGGGCCGGTGAGCCCGTCGCCCAGCGGCCGCACCGAGGCCCACACGCCGATGCCGTCGGCGGCGCCCTCCAGCACCACGAGGACGGCGACGACGGCGGCGACCGAGAGCGTCACCGCCCCGAGGCGGTCGAGGACGGTGCCGACGCCGACGAACCAGAGGTACGCCGCCAGCGCCGCCGCTCCGAGGCCGGCGCCGACGGCGAACCGGACGTAGCCGCGCACGGTCGGCGTGTCGGCCAGTCGCTGCAAAAGGACTCCGGCCGACGGCGGCCCGGTCGCCGGCGACCTGCCGGCGTTCGTCCCTCGATGCGGGGACGAACTATGTGTCCGGGCGTCGTGCGGACGGTATGGCCGCGATACCCGACGAGTACCACGACCTGTTCGAGAAGCCGACCATCGCCCATCTCTCGACGCTGTTGCCCGACGGTTCGCCCCACAGCGCGCCGGTATGGATCGACTACGACGCCGACGCCGAGCGGGTGCTGGTCAACACCGAGCGCGACCGCCGCAAGGAGAAGAACGTCCGCGGCGACCCGCGCGTGGCGGTCAGCATGACCGACCCCGACAACCCCTACCGGATGCTCGCGCTCCGGGGCGAGGTCGACGAGATCACGACCGAGGGCGCCCGCGAGCACATCGACGAACTCGCAGGACAGTACATGGGAGAGGAAGACTACCCGAACCCCATCCAGACCGAGCGGGTCATCCTGGAGATCGCGGTCGAGCACGTCTCCGCGATGGGGGAGTAGGGAAAATGGTGGAATAAATCATATAATTCGAAATTAAATAATTTATTCCCATTTCTATGCGTTTATACGGCTGATTGATTCCGAGAATGGCGAGTTCGGCGCGAAACGCTCTCTTCGTCTGCCCGTTCGGTCCTCGTGATTCCCGTCGGCCGAGAACCGTGGGCCAGTAGATGCCACGCCGACGCCTCTATACGGACGTTATGGACGTTCGCAACTGGATATCCGAACACCGGTTCGTCAGTTTCGTCCTCGTGACGTACGCGTTCACGTGGACGTTCCACGCCGCCCTCTTCCAGCTCGGGCTGCCGCAGTCGTGGACCTTCTCCGTGCTGGCCGGGCTGGGCGCCTACGGCCCGGTCGTGGGCGCGGCGGTCGTCGTCTGGGCCAGCGGCGGTGACCTGCGGTCGTGGGTCGGGCAGGCGTTCCGGTGGCGGGTCCACCCGGTCTGGTGGGCCGTCGCGCTGCTGCTCCCGGCGTTCATCATCGTCGGGGCGACGGGCGTGTTCGTCCTGCTGGGCGGTGACCTCGTCGTCACCGGGCTGGAGACGCTGGTCGTCTACCCGTTCCTGCTGCTGTACGTCCTCGTCATCGGTGGGGGGCAGGAGGAACTGGGCTGGCGCGGCTTCGCCCAACCGTATCTTCAGGAGCGCTACGGGGCGCTCGCCGCGGCGCTCGGAATCGGCGTCGTCTGGGCGACGTGGCACGCGCCCCTGTTCATCCTCCCCGGGGCGACCCAGGGCGGGTTCGACTTCGCGCTCTACTTCGGCGGCATCCTCGCCGAGTCCGTCATCCTCGCGTGGGTCTACAACAGCACCGGCGGGAGCGTCCTCCTTGCCGGGCTGTTCCACGCCGGCAACAACGTCGCGATGAACTGGTACCCCGTCAACAACGTGCTGTTCGTCGACGGCATCCGCGACGAGTGGGTCGCGTCGACGGGCCAGCTGGCCGCGTTCGTGGTCCTGGCGCTCCTGGTCGTCCTCATCGTCGCCACGTACGGCCCACGGCGGCTCGCGCGCCGGCCCGTCCCGACGCTGCCGCTGGCGGAGCCGCCGGCGCCGGCGACCCCTCACGAGCGACCGTCGGACTGAGCACGGCACGCGACGGAAAGGGGACCGCTACAGGTTCAGCGGCGCGGACCGCTACAGGTCTAGGTCGTACAGCGTCCCGTACTTCTCGCGGACGTAGTCGAGGAAGTAGTCGGCGGTGAACTCCTCGCCGGTCGCCTGCTTCACCAGTTCGTTCGTCTCGTACTTCGCGCCGTGGCGGTGGACGTTCTCGGTGAGCCAGTCGTGGAGGTCGTCGAACTCACCCCGCGAGATCTTCCCCTCGAGGTCGTCGATGTCGTCCTCCGCGGCGGCGTAGAGCTGGGCGGCCAGTACCGAGCCCAGCGTGTAGGTCGGGAAGTAGCCGAAGGAGCCGTGCGACCAGTGGATGTCCTGCAGGCAGCCTGTCGCATCGTTTTCCGGCCGGATGCCGAGATACTCCTCCATCTTCTCGTTCCACACGCCGGGCACGTCGGCCACGTCGAGGTCGCCGTGGACGAGGTCCTGCTCGATCTCGTAGCGCAGGACGATGTGCATGTGGTAGGTCAGCTCGTCCGCCTCGACCCGGATGAGGTTGTCGTCGTACACCTGATTGGCGGCCTCGAAGGCGTCACGCGGCGTGAGGTCCTCGGCCGAGGGGAAGTGCTCGGCGAAGGTCGGGAGGAAGTGCTCCCACCACGCCGCCGAGCGCCCGACGTGGTTCTCCCAGAGCCGGGACTGCGACTCGTGGACCGAGAGGCCCCGGTGGGAGCCGAGGGGCGTGCCGTACTCGTCGTCGCGCAGGCCGAGCGTGTAGGTGGCGTGGCCGAACTCGTGGACCGTCGAGGAGAGCGCGTCGACGGGGTTCTCGGGGTCGAACCGCGTCGTGACGCGGGCGTCGAACTGGTTGCCCGTCGAGAACGGGTGCGTCGAGCGGTCGAGGCGGCCGTGCTCCCAGGGGTAGCCGAGTTCGTCGAGCGCGTCGCGCGCGACCTCCTCCTGGATGTCGGGGTCGTACTCGTCGTCGAAGGCGTCCGCGGCGAGCGTCACGTCCGACTCGGCGATGGCGTCGATGATGGGGACCAGTTCCTCGCGGAGCCGGGTGAGCACCCGGTCCGCGACCTCGAGGTCGAGGTAGGGCTCGTAGTCGGCGAACAGGACCGCGTACGGGTCGGCGTCGGGGTCGATGTGCGCGGCGTACTCGCGCTTCAGCTCCAGGAGGGTCTCGACCTTCGGCGCGAACTGCTCCCACTCGGACTCCTCGCGGGCCTGCTCCCAGACCGGCAGGGCGTTACTCGTCTCCTCGGAGATGCGCTCGACGAGGTCCTGCGGCACGGAGGCCTCGCGCTCGTACTCGCGGCGGATCTCCCGGACGACGGCCGCCTGCTCGTCGGTGAGGTCCGCCCCGTCGAGGTCGTCCAGCAGGTCGCCCACGGCATCGGCGGTGAGCTTCTCGTGGCCGACGCTGGAGAGCGCGGACTGCTGTTTCGAGCGGGCGGGCGTGCCGCCCTCGGGCATCATCACCTGCTGGTCCCAGGAGAGGACCATGCCGCCGTCCTGGAGGTAGGTCACCTGTCGATACCGGTCGAGCAGGTCGTGGTACGCGTCCGGTGCCCCGGCGTGGGGGCTCTCGCTGTCGGTAGCCGCGTCGGAGGGCTGTTGCTCGGTCGCCATGGGCGGTGGGACGGCCGCGTGCGGTATCAACCTCCCGGCGGGGGCAGTCCGCGTACGGTGTCAGTCCCCGCCGCTCGTGCCTCCCCCGAACGTCTCGGCCAGGAGCCGGTAGACCCGGTAACACCGGTCCAGCACGGCCAGTGAGACGGATTCGTCGGCGGTGTGGGCCTCGCCGGGTTCGGCGGCGCCACAGACCACGGGGTCGGTGCCGGCGCGGTCGGCCAGCCACCCGGCATCGGTCGCGTGTGGTTTGACGACGTGCTCGGGCGCCGGTTCGGGTGCAACGACTCCGTCGGCGTCGCGCCCGAGCGGGTCGTCCGGGTGCCCGTGTGCCGCCCGGGCGGCCGCGAGCGCGGCGTCGGCGAACGCCCCGTCACGGCAGGCCATCGGCGGGAGGTCCTGGTCGACGGTCCAGTCCACGTGTTCGTCGCCCGCCGCTCGCCCGATGTCGGCGCGGTCGCCCGGGACCGTCCGCTCGTCGACGGTCACCTCGCAGCGCTCGGGGATGACGTTCCAGGCGTCGCCGCCCTCGATGCCGGTGACGGCGACGCTGCTCGCGAGGTCGTGGCCCAGCACGGTCGCCGTGGGCGCGTCGAGGTCGCGCACGATGTCGACGGCGTCGGTCGCGTGGTAGACGGCGTTGTCCCCGCGCTCGGGTTCGCTCGCGTGGGCGGCCCGTCCGTGCGCGACGAGCGTGGACGCACGCCGGCCCTTGTGCGCGACCGCCACGTCCGTCACGCCGTCGGCGGAGTAGCCGGTCGACCCCTCGCCGACGACGGCCCATTCGGGGGCGAAGCCGTCCTCGATGGCCGCCCGACAGCCCTCGCCCCCGACCTCCTCGCCGACGAAGGAAGCGAAGACGAGCCGCGGGCCGCCGTCGGGGAGCGTCGCGTCCCGGAACGCGACCACGAGCGCGGCGAGCGACCCCTTCATGTCGGCACTCCCGCGGCCGTACAGGCGACCGTCGCGCTCCGCCACGACGTACTCGGTCCCGGTGTCGCCCCCGTCGTCGACCACCTGCGAGTCGTCCGGCGGGACCACGTCGTGGTGCCCGACGAGCGCGAGCGTCGGCGTCTCCGTGTCGGCGGGCGGCGCCATCGCATCGCCGTCGGGGGACCGGGCTGCGAGGACGTTCCCGTGGTCGTCGCGGGCCACGGCGGCGTCGGTCTCTTCGCGGAGCCACGATTCGAGGTGGTCGCCGGCGGCCGTCTCGTCCTCGTGGCTGGGGGTGGCGACCAGGTCCCGGGTCAGGGCGCGAACGTCCGCCGGGGCATCCGGCAGGGCGTCGGGTGGGTCGGCGGCCGATCCGGTCATGTCCGACCCTGCCGCCGGCACGGACAAAACGCTCCCGGCGTCCGTCACCGTGACGTGCCGAACGACCTGCTCCGGGGCCGTACCCTGTGAAACATTCACGGACTGCCGCGGTCACAAACGTTTTGTCACGTCGTGGCATACCACGGACCGTATGGCGACCGCCGACGAGAGCGTTTTCGACGACTTCCTGGCGGACCGTGGGCACGAAACCGAGAGCGAGAGCACCACCTGGGAGCGCGACTACAACAAGAAGCGCTGCCCGGAGTGTTCTGGCATCCACGACCTCGAGGCCGCGGACTGCTCGGTGTGCGGCTGGACACCGACCTGACGGGCCGGGCCTGCACTCCGGAGGGCCGTCTGCGTCCCTCGCTGGGGCGGGTTCGCCTGCCGTCCGTTCCGGGGGCGTAGCGGCCTCCTACCCCGGCCGCGTAGCGGCCTTCTCCTGACGAACAGCGTTATACAGGAGGGGGGCCTGTGCCCGATAATGAGTCAGCCCCACGTAACGCGCCTCTTCGGTGGTCCCGGGAGCGGGAAGACCACCGCCCTGCTCGACAAGGTGGACGAGATGCTGGACGAGGGGGTCGACATCCGTGACATCCTCGTCGTCTCCTACACCCGGGCCGCCGCCCAGGAGGTCCGCGAACGCCTTGCCGAGCGGCTGGACCGCTCGCCCAAATCGTTGAAGGGGAACGTCTGCACGATGCACGCGAAGGCGTACGAGCTGCTGAACCTCTCGCGTGGCGATGTCGTCGGCGAGGAGCACAAGGAGGAGTTCTGCGACGACTACGGCCTCGAGTTCGAGGACGAGAACGACAGTGGCCGCCGCCGCTCGGCCCGCTCGACGACCATCGGCAACAAGATCATCGCCACCTCGCAGTGGCTCCAGCGGACCCGCCGCGACGTGGCCGACTGGTACGACGTCCCCTTCCAGTGGGACGAGGAGGAGGTCCGCCTCCCGCCGGATATCGACGAGAAGGCCCAGACCGGCAACAAGTACACGCCGACGTGGTCGAGCGACGACGACCGCATCGACGTGCCCGAGGCCATCCGGGCGTGGCGCACGTTCAAGGGCGAACAGGGCGTCGTCGGCTTCGCCGACATGCTCGAGCGGGTCCAGCAGCGCTCGAAGGTCCCGAACGTCGACCACCTCGTCATCGACGAGTTCCAGGACATCACGACGCTGCAGTACTCGGTGTACGAGGAGTGGCGGCCCCACATGGACTCGGTCCTCATCGCCGGCGACGACGACCAGGTCGTCTACGCCTGGCAGGGCGCCGACCCGAACCTCCTGCTCGACGAGCAGGTCGACGACGACAACGTCCTCCCGAACTCCTACCGGCTCCCCTCGCGCATCCTCAACGTCGTCAACCGGCAGATCCGACACATCGAGAAGCGCCAGGAGAAGGACCTCAAGCCGCGGAAACAGGGTGGCTCCTTCGAGGCCGTCCGGAACCCCTCCATCGTCGAGCTCTCGCGGAACGTCCGCAACACCGTCGAGGAGGACGAGGACGGCACCGCGATGATCCTGTTCCGCGCGCGCTACCAGATGTTCCAGTTCGTCGACGAGTTCATCAAGCAGGGGATGCCGTTCGTCTCACTGACGGACACGCGGCTGTGGACGGACCGCCTGCAGGGCTACGTCTCCGCCGTCGAGAAACTCGACGAGGACGAGCACATCACCGGACTGGAGGCGCGCCGGCTGGCGGAGATGCTCGCGGACTCGGCCTTCGGCACCGGCGGCCGCGACGACATGTTCGACGCCATCGACGACCTGCAGGAGCAGAACGGGGTCGACGACCTCGCCGAGATGCAGGTCGCCCCCGAGTTCGTCCAGGAGCACGCCCCCTTCGCGCCCGGCCCGGCCAGCGCCGGCGACATGCTCACGCGGGTCTCGAACTTCCAGGAGCGCTCCGTCGAGGCCTACTTCAAGGGCGGCTACCGCGGGATGGACCCGAACCGCATCCGGGTGGGCACCATCCACTCCGCGAAGGGTCGCGAGGCCGACCACGTCTTCGTCGGCACCGATCTCACGGAGAAGGTGGTCGAGCAGATGTCGGCCTCCGTCGACGAGGAGGACCTCCCGCCGGGCGTCGAGTTCGACAAGCGCGCCGACCCCGTGCCCGTCCTGACGGACAACGAGCGCCGTGTCTTCTACGTCGGCATGTCGCGTGCCCGCGAGCGCCTGGTCATCATGGAGAACCTCATCAACGGGGCCCCGACGCTCCCGCTGGACGTGCTCATCGAGAACCAGCCCTCGGACCTGTCGCTGGGCGAGCTGGTCGAGCGGGCCCAGGAGCCGCTCGCCGAGCCGGCCGAAGCGGAGTAGACGGGCCGCCGGCCTCGATTTCTCCAGTCCCGCCTCGCCCCACCAGCCCACCTCGGTCGATGCCCCGTCCGCCGCGTGTCTGACGGGGATACTTGATACTCCGTACCAAACCGTCGGTCGGATGGCGTCACGCTCCCCCGAGGCCGCTGGGGACGGATGGGGAGACGACGACGAGGAACCGACCGCGACCGCACATCGGGACCCCGCGACGGGGCCGCCCGAGAGCCGCGAGCGACATCTGCGGGCGAAGGTGGCCGAACTGGAGGCCGAGCTGGACCGCAACCGGAACCGGGTCCAGCAGGTCATCGACCAGTACGAGTCCATCATCGACCAGCGACCGGCGGACGAGCCCCGGAACTGGGGCCCACTCTCCCGCTTCCGGGACTGGCTCACGGGCTGACCGGCGACGTTCACACGTCACCGGTGCCCACCGACACGCACGTCGAGCGGCGGCTCTCCCATCGGAACACGACAGAAATCGAGAATCGTCAATATTTCTCGGATATTCTGGATATTCGGAGGGAATCTGGCGAACTACGCTTATCTCCTCTGCGCGCGTTCTGGAGGGCATGAGCGCAGAAGCCGTCGATTCGAGCGGACGGACCCGGTCGCCGGGGACAGTCACGGGCTTCGTCGAGACGAACGGGGTCGAGACGTACTACGAACGCCGCGGCGACGGACCGCCGGTCGTGTTCGTCCACGGCGCCGTCATGGACACGCGGATGTGGGCGCCACAGGTGGACGCACTCGCCGACGCCTACACCGTCGTCTCGTACGATGTGCGGGGCCACGGCCGGACCGGGGGCTCCGGCGTCGACGAGTACGCGGCCGAGCTGTTCGCCGCGGACCTCCACGCGCTCCTGGGGGCGCTCGATATCGAGCGGCCGGTCATCTGCGGGCTCTCGATGGGCGGGATGATCGCCCAGGCGTACGCCGCCGAGCACCCCGAGAACGTGGCCGGGCTCGTCCTCGCGGACACGTTCACGGCGGCGCCCGTCGGCCCGTCCGGGCGGGCCATCTTCGCCGGCGACCGCCTCATCGCCCGGCTCAGCCCGTACGTCAGCTACAAGCGGCTGAACCGACTCAAGATGCGCCTCGGGAACCTGCTCGCGCCGGGTGTCTCCGGCGATATCGGGACGGTCCAGGGGCTCATCGACGACGGGCCGACGATGGCGCCCGCGGAGCTGCGGAAGGTCGTCCGCTCGCTCGGTGCGTTCGCCGACGACGACTTCGATGTCTCGACGGTGACGGCACCGACACAGGTGCTGTACGGCGAGCACGAGCCGGGCCTCCTGGGTGAGATGGCCGTGTACATACAGGAGCATCTCCCGAACGCCGTCGCCGGACCGGTGATCGTCCCGGACGCGGGGCACGCCTCGAACCTCGACAACCCCGCGTTCTTCACGGAGACGGTGCGGGCGTTCCTGAGCGAGCACGCGGCCTGGAACGCCACGTGACGGCGCCCAGGGGTCCCGCTACTCGGTGCCGAAGAGCCTGACCGCCCGGTCGGTCGTCCCCGCGGCGATTCCCAGTCCGTAGCGTCCCCGAACCCGTCGAGTCGCTCTCGGGCCGCTGCCACGTCCCGGAGGTGGTCACCGGGGACGCAGGCGTCCAGCAGGGCCGCCAGCGCGTCGAGTGCGACCGGGCGGTAGTCGAGCAGCTCGACGGCGACGTTCACCCGCCGCTCGTCGTACGCCACGAACGGGAACCGCTCGGTGTCGTTGTCGTGGTGGTGGCCGTGGAGCACCCAGCCGTCCCACCACTCGGGCGCGTCCGCCGGCCGGTGGGTGCAGTAGAACCGGTAGTCGCCGGCCTCGACGACGCAGGCCTCGACCACCGGGAACGGGGCGTCTCCCGGATCCAGTCCCACGTCGTGGTTCCCGCGGACGAGCAGGCCGCCGCCGAGGCGCTCGAACCGCTCGACCGTCTCGCCCCCGTCGCGCATGTCCATCGCCACGTCGCCGAGGTGGAGCAGCGTGTCGTCGGGGCCGACGACCTCGTGATGGCGCCCGAGGAGGGCGTCGTCCATCTCGCCGGCCGACGAGAACGGGCGGTCGCAGTACTCGATGATGTTGGCGTGCCCGAAGTGGTGGTCGGAGGCGACGAAGCGGGTCATATCGGCCCGAGCGCTGCCCCCGGAAAGGGGGTTTCGCCGCCACGTCGACCGGTGGCACGGAACACGACGAGGTGGCTGTTCCGGGCCGCTTAACCGGCCTCGTGGCCTCCATCCGGTAATGTCACTGGCCATCCGGACCGACGACCTCGTGAAGGACTACGGCGACGTCCGGGCGCTGGACGGCCTCTCGCTGGAGGTGGAGCAGGGGGAGTTCTTCGGGCTGCTCGGGCCCAACGGCGCCGGCAAGACGACGTTCATCAACACGCTCGTCGGCCTCGCGCGGGCGACGAGCGGGACCGCCGAGGTGTTCGGCCACGACGTGGAGGCCGACTACCGCGAGGCCCGCAACCGCATCGGCCTCGCTCCGCAGGAGTTCAACGTGGACCGCTTCTTTCCCATCCGCGAGGTGCTCGAGCACAAGGCCGGCTACCACGGTGTCCCGCCGGCCGAGGCGAGCGAGCGCGCCGACGAGGCGCTCCGCACCGTCGGCATCTACGACAAGCGCGACACGCGGTTCGACTGGCTCTCGGGCGGGATGAAACGGCGGTTCCTGCTCGCCCGGGCGCTCGTGACGGATCCGGACCTGCTCATCCTCGACGAACCCACGGCCGGCGTCGACGTCGAACTGCGCCGTGACCTCTGGGAGCTCATCGAGCGGCTCAACGCCGGCGGCACGACCATCCTCCTCACGACCCACTACATCGAGGAGGCCGAACGCCTCTGCGACCGCGTGGCAATCATGGACGAGGGGCGGCGCGTCGAGGTGGCCACGCCCGACGAGTTACGGGCCCGTGGGACCGACACGGTCCGCCTGACGCTCGGCGAGCGGCCCGCGGCGGTCCCGGAGGAGGTATTGGCCATCGGCGGCGTGCAGGACGCCCACGTCGACGGGGACGTGCTGTCCGTGACGGCCGCCGGCGGCGGGCGCGTCGCGCCCGACCTGATGCGGACGCTCGAATCCGCGGGCCACCGGGTCGTCGACCTCGACATCCGGCGGGCCTCGCTGGAGGAGGTGTTCGTCGCCATGACGCGGGTGGCCGACGAGGCGGACGACGAGACCACCGAGAACGGCCACGACGCCGGGCGCGAGGTCGCCGCCACGACCGGAGGGAGCGATGACTGAGGACGACGGAGCCACCCGGACCGACGGGGGGACACTCGGCGTCGGCACCGGGTCCGCCTCGACCAGCGCCCGCGGCGTCGGCTTCCGGTCGCTGCTCAAACGCGAGAT from Haloglomus litoreum includes the following:
- a CDS encoding carboxypeptidase M32 is translated as MATEQQPSDAATDSESPHAGAPDAYHDLLDRYRQVTYLQDGGMVLSWDQQVMMPEGGTPARSKQQSALSSVGHEKLTADAVGDLLDDLDGADLTDEQAAVVREIRREYEREASVPQDLVERISEETSNALPVWEQAREESEWEQFAPKVETLLELKREYAAHIDPDADPYAVLFADYEPYLDLEVADRVLTRLREELVPIIDAIAESDVTLAADAFDDEYDPDIQEEVARDALDELGYPWEHGRLDRSTHPFSTGNQFDARVTTRFDPENPVDALSSTVHEFGHATYTLGLRDDEYGTPLGSHRGLSVHESQSRLWENHVGRSAAWWEHFLPTFAEHFPSAEDLTPRDAFEAANQVYDDNLIRVEADELTYHMHIVLRYEIEQDLVHGDLDVADVPGVWNEKMEEYLGIRPENDATGCLQDIHWSHGSFGYFPTYTLGSVLAAQLYAAAEDDIDDLEGKISRGEFDDLHDWLTENVHRHGAKYETNELVKQATGEEFTADYFLDYVREKYGTLYDLDL
- a CDS encoding cell division protein SepF — encoded protein: MGLMSKLIGGGQRSADEYVELDIDDFDAGPSEASTQVHIAEISDKQDVVDIKDAVYDGGLVIADITRHTTSDRTMEHIYDELKQVATEVGGDVVQKDDDQVIITPGGMKVAREKLGR
- a CDS encoding CPBP family intramembrane glutamic endopeptidase; the protein is MDVRNWISEHRFVSFVLVTYAFTWTFHAALFQLGLPQSWTFSVLAGLGAYGPVVGAAVVVWASGGDLRSWVGQAFRWRVHPVWWAVALLLPAFIIVGATGVFVLLGGDLVVTGLETLVVYPFLLLYVLVIGGGQEELGWRGFAQPYLQERYGALAAALGIGVVWATWHAPLFILPGATQGGFDFALYFGGILAESVILAWVYNSTGGSVLLAGLFHAGNNVAMNWYPVNNVLFVDGIRDEWVASTGQLAAFVVLALLVVLIVATYGPRRLARRPVPTLPLAEPPAPATPHERPSD
- a CDS encoding M20 family metallopeptidase yields the protein MTGSAADPPDALPDAPADVRALTRDLVATPSHEDETAAGDHLESWLREETDAAVARDDHGNVLAARSPDGDAMAPPADTETPTLALVGHHDVVPPDDSQVVDDGGDTGTEYVVAERDGRLYGRGSADMKGSLAALVVAFRDATLPDGGPRLVFASFVGEEVGGEGCRAAIEDGFAPEWAVVGEGSTGYSADGVTDVAVAHKGRRASTLVAHGRAAHASEPERGDNAVYHATDAVDIVRDLDAPTATVLGHDLASSVAVTGIEGGDAWNVIPERCEVTVDERTVPGDRADIGRAAGDEHVDWTVDQDLPPMACRDGAFADAALAAARAAHGHPDDPLGRDADGVVAPEPAPEHVVKPHATDAGWLADRAGTDPVVCGAAEPGEAHTADESVSLAVLDRCYRVYRLLAETFGGGTSGGD
- a CDS encoding PPOX class F420-dependent oxidoreductase; translated protein: MAAIPDEYHDLFEKPTIAHLSTLLPDGSPHSAPVWIDYDADAERVLVNTERDRRKEKNVRGDPRVAVSMTDPDNPYRMLALRGEVDEITTEGAREHIDELAGQYMGEEDYPNPIQTERVILEIAVEHVSAMGE
- a CDS encoding DUF1028 domain-containing protein, which gives rise to MTFSICVHESYEDEAGDEQRRFGVAVTTRLAGVGTLCPFVNEYGAVATQSLVNVSLGERGVEYLADGLAVEDALEALLNADDGRETRQLHGVDADGTFAFSGDECGDHYGDREGDGYTVAGNLLTGPEVLDAVTETYEASDRDEPLPERLVDALAAGHDEGGDKREELVVQSAALRVVDTAHPDPATAPYQHDLRVDASETPIADLRETYELAVQSHETAMELYEDAYEDDAMDAAEGVE
- a CDS encoding lysylphosphatidylglycerol synthase domain-containing protein encodes the protein MRGYVRFAVGAGLGAAALAAYLWFVGVGTVLDRLGAVTLSVAAVVAVLVVLEGAADGIGVWASVRPLGDGLTGPQGVQFALAGDFFDTLSPAGPVTSEPIMARFIGVTTDTTYSGALAVRSVAKYVKSGSQVLVSLALGAVLLLGGNSQRVVLLTLAGALGVILVVGVVLVVLRRQLSRGLVAVLAPVVARVSGLWRAEPLDRAAVEAAVARYRERIGLFRDRPDLLALIALGGLLEQVLTATALWVALSGAGAPVAWLPIVVVIPLPQAASVVPVPASLGAYDLLLAGALTLVTGAAAAAAAAAVLLLRTAAIPFALGAGGLCVAFLRGWRPV